Proteins from a genomic interval of Rhipicephalus microplus isolate Deutch F79 chromosome 6, USDA_Rmic, whole genome shotgun sequence:
- the LOC119166994 gene encoding nuclear pore complex protein Nup93: protein MMEEDSAGFGELIQQAEQLTAEIDDTGLPRVTRSLKQIVEEGQQLWSRTALLSAKDTNEVKASILLGSRGFDLPRATQKLEGLVAAPTFEPYEDARETDIQAFLRAERENAILSVFAESFKATQEESDNFCCDAFSNEWQREKQRVLDSLLGPSNDVMDVSTAVAETSSMLGTTFQLDAKTRSAMSAAEMPYARAVARYNDEVISGGTRPKLADRFREVADKELDDRSATAMWEMVCFILDAPLTSTGDSTQGTYAVATPALVNQSRKHLENVYRKYMRIVIEGNRGYARLGGELGTVNLVKSFLNVKLPSMPSEGYEGKLDGHPVWALIYYCLRCGDRAAAVAISRQAEGTAGDMTSVLEEYAASADGHLGASSENRIRQLYARSVRASEDPFKRAVYCVLGRCDVTQDHPAVSATCEDYLWLKLCLVFAEEPVSPGEEQQEQARDRLTLTKLQRSLLEEYGESHFDAMRQPFLYFQVLFLTGQFEHAVEFLARVEPQRVHGVHVALVLYEDRLLTPPASVQQPLVSKPPSGAGLRFNLARLVTSYTRKFEATDPCKALGYFYFLRKLKGIHGENLFVACVSELVLETKEFEVLLGKIEPDGCRRRGEVDKFNFDTERVIEAVAADCENRGLYEEAVRLYDLCRKHGDAVRLLCRLLAKHVPSASGPAWERLRELAVELATRYRDDVSSASIEGLASLCLLLDLGTFFNLAHQHKTMLALNTMQQLELVPFDPCHVEESVAAFSRRSEDVRRIVADILLAVMNLLYSQYREIKGPDEVQKQKLRQQARAIIMFAGSIPYKMPGDTTARLVQMEVLMC, encoded by the coding sequence ATGATGGAGGAAGACAGCGCCGGTTTTGGCGAGCTGATCCAGCAAGCGGAGCAGCTAACTGCCGAAATCGACGACACGGGCTTGCCGCGCGTCACCCGCAGCCTCAAGCAGATCGTCGAGGAAGGCCAGCAGCTATGGTCACGCACAGCTCTCCTTTCGGCCAAGGATACGAACGAGGTGAAGGCATCCATCCTCCTGGGTTCCAGGGGATTCGACTTGCCCAGGGCCACGCAGAAGCTCGAAGGCCTAGTGGCGGCTCCCACCTTCGAGCCCTACGAAGACGCCCGCGAGACGGACATCCAGGCCTTCCTTCGCGCGGAACGCGAGAATGCGATCCTCTCGGTGTTCGCGGAGTCCTTCAAGGCGACGCAAGAGGAGAGCGACAACTTCTGCTGCGACGCGTTCTCCAACGAATGGCAACGCGAGAAGCAGCGAGTCCTCGACTCCCTCCTGGGACCTTCCAACGACGTCATGGACGTGAGCACGGCCGTCGCCGAAACGAGCTCTATGCTGGGGACCACCTTCCAGTTGGACGCCAAGACGCGAAGCGCAATGTCCGCCGCCGAAATGCCGTACGCCCGCGCAGTGGCCCGCTACAACGACGAGGTCATCAGCGGAGGTACGCGTCCCAAGCTTGCGGACCGCTTCCGCGAGGTCGCCGACAAGGAACTGGACGACCGCAGCGCGACCGCCATGTGGGAGATGGTGTGCTTCATCCTGGACGCGCCGCTCACTTCGACGGGCGACTCGACGCAAGGCACGTACGCTGTAGCGACGCCGGCGCTGGTCAACCAGTCCCGGAAGCACCTGGAGAACGTCTACCGGAAGTACATGCGCATCGTCATTGAAGGGAACCGCGGCTACGCGCGTCTCGGTGGCGAGCTGGGCACAGTCAACCTGGTCAAGAGCTTCCTCAACGTCAAGCTCCCCTCGATGCCCTCGGAAGGTTACGAAGGCAAGCTGGACGGACACCCTGTCTGGGCTCTCATCTATTACTGCCTGCGCTGCGGCGACCGCGCCGCTGCCGTCGCGATCAGCCGGCAGGCCGAAGGCACCGCGGGCGACATGACGTCCGTCCTGGAGGAGTACGCCGCGTCCGCCGACGGCCATCTTGGCGCCAGCAGTGAGAACCGCATTCGGCAGCTGTACGCGCGCTCGGTGCGTGCCTCGGAAGACCCCTTCAAGCGCGCCGTCTACTGCGTCCTGGGCCGTTGTGACGTAACGCAGGACCACCCGGCAGTGTCGGCGACCTGCGAGGACTACCTGTGGCTTAAGCTGTGTCTAGTCTTTGCCGAGGAGCCCGTGTCGCCAGGCGAAGAGCAGCAGGAGCAGGCCCGCGACCGCCTGACGCTCACCAAGCTCCAGCGGTCGCTCCTGGAAGAGTATGGCGAGAGCCACTTCGACGCGATGCGACAGCCATTTCTGTACTTCCAGGTCCTGTTCTTGACGGGTCAATTTGAGCATGCCGTCGAGTTCCTGGCCCGCGTGGAGCCCCAGCGAGTCCACGGCGTTCACGTTGCACTTGTGCTCTACGAAGACCGCCTTCTGACACCACCGGCCTCCGTTCAGCAGCCCTTGGTGTCCAAGCCTCCGTCAGGCGCAGGCCTGCGCTTCAACCTGGCTAGGCTCGTGACAAGCTACACGCGCAAGTTCGAGGCAACCGATCCGTGCAAGGCCCTGGGCTACTTCTACTTCCTGCGAAAGCTCAAGGGAATTCACGGTGAGAATCTCTTCGTGGCGTGTGTCAGTGAGCTCGTGCTTGAGACCAAAGAGTTCGAAGTCCTACTGGGCAAGATTGAGCCAGATGGCTGCCGACGAAGAGGAGAGGTCGACAAGTTCAACTTCGACACGGAGCGCGTCATTGAAGCCGTGGCGGCAGATTGCGAGAACCGGGGCCTTTACGAGGAGGCAGTGCGCCTGTACGACCTCTGCAGGAAACACGGGGACGCCGTGAGGCTCCTCTGCAGACTCCTGGCGAAGCATGTGCCCAGCGCATCGGGTCCAGCCTGGGAGCGGCTGCGGGAACTGGCCGTCGAGCTGGCCACCCGGTATCGGGACGACGTCAGCAGTGCCTCCATTGAAGGTCTGGCATCCCTGTGCCTGCTCCTCGACCTGGGGACATTCTTCAACCTTGCACACCAGCACAAGACTATGCTCGCGTTGAACACGATGCAGCAGCTAGAGCTGGTTCCGTTCGACCCGTGCCATGTTGAGGAGAGTGTCGCGGCGTTCTCACGAAGGTCCGAGGATGTGCGTCGTATCGTGGCCGACATACTGCTGGCAGTGATGAATCTGCTGTACAGCCAGTACAGGGAGATCAAAGGACCGGACGAGGTCCAGAAACAAAAGCTGCGTCAGCAGGCGAGAGCCATCATAATGTTTGCCGGCAGCATCCCGTACAAAATGCCCGGAGACACGACCGCCAGGCTCGTCCAGATGGAAGTACTGATGTGTTGA